AACTGGTCGTTTGTTTGTGCGGATTTAAGCAATCTTTCGGACTATGTACGCCAAATAGATACTTCTACTTTTAAAATATTAAAAAGAGCGTTACCAGGACCGTATACTTTTATCCTTCCCGGAAATAACAATCTCCCAAAAGATTTTAAAAAGAAGAGAACAGTAGGGATACGTGTTCCCGATAATGCCATTATAAATGCTTTAGTAACAGAATTGGGTAATCCTATTGTTTCTACTTCTATCCATGATGAAGATGATATTCTTGAATATACTACGGATCCTGAGCTTATATATGAAAAGTGGAAAAACCTTGTTGACATTGTTGTAGATGGGGGATATGGTGGAAACATTGCATCCACTGTGATAGATCTGGCTACAGGGTATCCGGAAGTGGTAAGGGAGGGAAAAGGAAGTTTGGATATTTTATAATCAGGATTATTATTAAAAACAAAAAGCGGCCAATGGCCGCTTTTATATTTTTATACTTATAACTTTTTTAGTTTCCAGATCCACCAATCGCAGGATCTTTCATTCCTTCTTCAATCATGCTATAGAACTGATCGATTTTTGGAAGTACAACAATTCGTGTTCTTCTGTTTTTAGCTCTATCGGCAGAACTGTCATTGGATACCAATGGAACGTAGTAACTTCTACCGGCTGCAGTCATACGCTTAGGATCAACATTGAACTCGTTCTGTAAAATACGCACTATAGAAGTAGCTCGTTTTGCACTCAAATCCCAGTTATCTTGTAAAACACCTTTTGAGAAAGGTACGTTATCGGTATGTCCTTCAACCAAGAATTCGAAATCTGGTTTGTTGTTTACGACTTTAGCAACTTTGCCCAATACTGCTTTTGCAGCAGAAGTTACGTTGTAGCTTCCACTTCTAAATAATAATTTATCGGAGATGGAAACAAAAACAACACCTTTTTCAACACTTACTTCGATGTCCTCGTCATCCAAATTGCCCAAAACTCCTTTTAAACTCTGTACCAAGGAAAGGTTTACGGAATCTCTTCTTGTTACCGCATCTTGCAACTTTCTTATGGTCAAATCCTTTTCTTGTAAACTTTCCAAGGATTTTTCAAGATTTTCTGCACCTTTAGTGGTAAGCGTTGTTAAATTACCCATATTGTTGATCAATTCTTGGTTGTTCGCTTTCAAGAAAGCGTTTTGATCTTCAAGAGTTTTCAATTTGGAAGATGCTGTGGCTTTTTCCTCCAAACAATCATTTAATTTTACTGTTGCCGAATTCAACAAGTCTTGAGTTTCCTGTTGTTGGGCCTCAAGTTCAGCATATTTTTTCTGTGATACACATGAAGACAATGCTATTGCCATCGCAAATGTTCCTAAAAAGACTTTTTTCATAATAATGTTTATATATATTAGGGATTATTAGTTCTAATTGTTAAAATCTCAGCAAAATTATATAAAAAGGAAATTTTAAAAATTTCACCATCGTTAATCTTTTACTAAAATGTTAAAATTCTTTATGTGATGTACGAAGTGAGACCATACTATGGATGTAGTCGAATGGTATTTTAATATAAAATTAGCTTTTTCCCTTTTTTTGTACATTCTCCTAAAGTTACTGTAAAAACTTAAGTGTGCCTTTAGAATTGCAAGACAATGGTTCCATTTTAACTGAAAAATAAAACGTAGGGCCGCTATTCCGTCCAATAATAACCTTAAAAAAATCAATAATAACGCTTTTCTTCGGGGAAGGTTTTTGGTGATAGAGTATAGGGAGTTCCTAAAATTTAAAAAGGTTTTTTTTGGGTTCATGTTCGCTAAAGTGGAACCGCCCAAATGGTAAACATGGCTCTTTCCCACATAATATACTTTATGTCCCGAGTTTTTGGCTCTCCAGCAAAGATCAATTTCTTCTTGGTGCGCAAAGTAATCCTCATCAAAACCACCTAGTGAATTAAAAACTTCGCTTCTTATGAACATGCACGCACCTGTCGCCCAAAAAACCTCTTTGATATCATCGTATTGCCCTTCGTCCTTTTCCAACGCTTGGAAAATTCTTCCACGACAAAACGGATATCCTAGTCTATCTATGAAGCCACCCGCCGCACCAGCATATTCAAAATAGTCCTTACGGTTTAGGTCCAGGATTTTGGGTTGCACGATAGCAGCTTCAGGAGTGGTATGAAACATCCCTGCAATAGGTTCCAGCCAATTTGGGGTCACCTCAACATCAGAATTTAGAAGACAAAAAATATCGGCCTCTATATGTTTTAACCCATCATTATATCCTTTTGCAAACCCACCATTTTCTGTGTTCTCTACAATACCAACAGTAGGGAAATTGGTTTTAAGAAAAGTAACGGAACCATCCGAGCTGGCATTGTCAACTACATAAATTTTTGCCCTATTTGAGTGGGCAACAACAGAGGGCAAGAATTTTTTGAGCAAAGACTCTCCGTTCCAATTTAGTATGACAACTGCAATCTTCAAAACGGCAGCAAATTAACGGCTAAAATCAGGAATTTCCTTTAAAAACCTGTATTTTTCATTCAACAAGTCCATTTCGCAGTAATAATGGTCCATTCCATTGCTCAACATCAGGTAATTAGCTTCCAGCAAATAATTGTACTGTGCAATTTGGTTAAATGTGGTTTGATTTAGCATAACCGTTGGTGCCTTGCATTCCACTAATAAAAAGATTTGTCCATTAGGTTTAAAAACTACAATATCATAGCGTTTTTTTAAATTGTTCACTATCAATTGTTTCTCTACATTGATCAGGCTCTTGGGATATTTTTTTGTCTCTACTAAAAAATGGACTACATGTTGTCTTACCCATTCTTCTGGTTGTAAAAGCACAAACTTTTTACGTATCACATCAAAAATATAGAGGCTATTTTCGCTACTTTTGATTCTAAATGAATACTTGGGAAAGTTCAATGCTTGCATTGGACAAATTTGATGATTTTTTCTGAATGGACAGGGTAAAACAAATTGTTGCCGATATAAAAAATGGAGTTCCAAAGCCTGTTTATTTTTTAATGGGGGATGAACCATATTATATTGATAAGATTTCAAAGTATATTGCAGACCATGTCCTAACGGAAGATGAGAAGGGATTTAATCAAATGGTACTTTATGGGCGCGATACCAGCGTGGACGATGTAGTTGCCAATGCCAAACGTTTTCCCATGATGTCTCAATACCAAGTGGTAATCGTAAAGGAAGCGCAACATCTTTCTAGAACCATCGAAAATTTTATTACCTATGTTGATAACCCACAGCCTACAACCATACTGGTAATTTGTTACAAATACAAAAAGCTGGATAAACGTAAAAAGCTCTACAAGGCCATTCAAAAAAATGGAGAACTTTTTGAAAGCAAAAAGCTGTATGAAAATCAGGTTTCTGAATGGATACGAAGAACTTTGAGTGGAAAAAAGTATAAGATTGCTCCCAAGGCGGCAATGTTACTTGTTGAGTTTTTAGGAACAGATCTTAGCAAAATAGCCAATGAACTTGACAAGTTAACGATTGTGGTGCCTCCTGAAAAGGAGATAACCCCAGACCTTATAGAGGAACACATTGGTATAAGTAAGGACTTCAATAATTTTGAGCTTAAAAAGGCCATAGGGGAACGTAATGTAGGCAAGGCAACACGCATTATCGATTACTTTTCCCAGAACCCAAAGGACAATCCGTTCGTAGTGACCATAACCTTGCTCAATACTTTTTTTACACAGTTGTTGCAATACCATGGACTTAAAGACCATTCTCCAGGTAATGTTGCTAAAGTACTTGGCATTAACCCTTACTTCGTTAACGAGTTTACAGTGGCAGCAAGAAACTATCCAATGAAGCGAGTAAGTGGTATTATCTCTAGTTTACGTAGATTGGATCTAAAGGGAAAAGGCGTTGGCGCCAGTAATGTGCAACAAGCCAGTCTTCTCAAAGAGTTGTTGATAGAAATTATATAGGTTCTATTTTTTATCGATACTGTACTTACCTGGTCCCAATAGGAAGACAACGATAAAAACTGTAGCGTACAAAAATGCCAATTCTTTTTTTCCAAATGGGTCTGCACCATGCACGACCAAAGCTGCAACCAACATTGTTATTGCCGCAGGAATTGTTGCCCAGCGTGTCTTGAATCCAATGATTATAAGAATAGGGCAAAGAAATTCACCGATTACGGTCAGAAATAAAGAGGGAGTCTGACCAATACCTATTGGGTCTGGGAATTCTGTATTGCCCGAAATAAGATTTTGGAACTTTGGCAAGCCATGTGTTAGCATAAATGCAGAAGGGACTATTCTAAGAAGTGCTAGTCCCAAATGTATCAGAATGTTGTTTTTCATTGATGTGGGGAAATAAAGTTTTCGTGAAAGTATAAATTATGTCTTAATAGAAACCTAATTATTTATTAAAATATTTTGATACGAAAAAAAATAGGGTATCGAAATGAATTATTTTAAAGTAAACTGGGATAGGAACCCGGGTCGGTTTCGTTCATGATAGCATAGACTTTCTCAAAAATATCCTCAGCATTTGGTTTTGAGAAATAATCCCCATCTGAAGCATATGCAGGGCGATGTGCCTTAGCCGTAAGTGTTTGTGGCGCACTGTCCAAAAAATTGTAACCTCCTTGTTTTTCCAAGATTTCCTGTAAGAGGTAAGCAGAGCACCCTCCAGGTACATCCTCATCTACAATTAATAGCCTGTTGGTCTTTTTCAAACTCTTTACAACATCATGAGAAACATCAAAAGGTAGTAGTGACTGTGCATCTATGACTTCTGCATCAATACCTATCTCTAATAATTCTTTCGCAACTTTTTCTACTATTCGTAATGTGGATCCATAGGAAAGCAAGGTAATATCGGTACCTTCCTTTAAAGTCTCAACTTTTCCTACGGGTACACAGAACTCACCAAGATTAGAGGGTCTTTTTTCCTTTAAGCGATATCCGTTCAGACTTTCAATAACCAAGGCAGGTTCATCACTTTTCATCAATGTATTGTAGAATCCCGCAGCTTGGGTCATGTTCCTTGGAACTAAGATGTACATACCCCTGAGCAAATGTACTAGCCCTCCCATTTGTGATCCGGAATGCCAGATACCTTCAAGTCTATGGCCTCGCGTTCTTACGATTAAAGGTGCTTTTTGCTTACCAACGGTACGGTACATTAAGGTTGATAAGTCATCACTCAATGTTTGCAATGCGTACATGATATAATCCAGATATTGTATCTCAGCAATTGGCCTTAGACCTCTAAGGGCCAGTCCAATACCTTGGCCGATGATTGTGGTTTCCCGGATTCCGGTGTCAGCCACTCTATACGGACCATACTTTTTCTGTAATCCTTCCAGTCCTTGGTTTACATCCCCAATATTCCCGGTATCTTCACCAAATACTAAAGCTTTAGGGTATTTTTCAAATAATTTGTCAAAATTGTCTCTTAGA
The nucleotide sequence above comes from Flagellimonas sp. HMM57. Encoded proteins:
- a CDS encoding L-threonylcarbamoyladenylate synthase, giving the protein MAELIKLFEENPNPRQVSKIGSVLRKGGLIIYPTDTVYGLGCDITNSKALEKIARIKGVKLAKANWSFVCADLSNLSDYVRQIDTSTFKILKRALPGPYTFILPGNNNLPKDFKKKRTVGIRVPDNAIINALVTELGNPIVSTSIHDEDDILEYTTDPELIYEKWKNLVDIVVDGGYGGNIASTVIDLATGYPEVVREGKGSLDIL
- a CDS encoding OmpA family protein, yielding MKKVFLGTFAMAIALSSCVSQKKYAELEAQQQETQDLLNSATVKLNDCLEEKATASSKLKTLEDQNAFLKANNQELINNMGNLTTLTTKGAENLEKSLESLQEKDLTIRKLQDAVTRRDSVNLSLVQSLKGVLGNLDDEDIEVSVEKGVVFVSISDKLLFRSGSYNVTSAAKAVLGKVAKVVNNKPDFEFLVEGHTDNVPFSKGVLQDNWDLSAKRATSIVRILQNEFNVDPKRMTAAGRSYYVPLVSNDSSADRAKNRRTRIVVLPKIDQFYSMIEEGMKDPAIGGSGN
- a CDS encoding glycosyltransferase family 2 protein, coding for MKIAVVILNWNGESLLKKFLPSVVAHSNRAKIYVVDNASSDGSVTFLKTNFPTVGIVENTENGGFAKGYNDGLKHIEADIFCLLNSDVEVTPNWLEPIAGMFHTTPEAAIVQPKILDLNRKDYFEYAGAAGGFIDRLGYPFCRGRIFQALEKDEGQYDDIKEVFWATGACMFIRSEVFNSLGGFDEDYFAHQEEIDLCWRAKNSGHKVYYVGKSHVYHLGGSTLANMNPKKTFLNFRNSLYSITKNLPRRKALLLIFLRLLLDGIAALRFIFQLKWNHCLAILKAHLSFYSNFRRMYKKREKANFILKYHSTTSIVWSHFVHHIKNFNILVKD
- a CDS encoding type I restriction enzyme HsdR N-terminal domain-containing protein is translated as MQALNFPKYSFRIKSSENSLYIFDVIRKKFVLLQPEEWVRQHVVHFLVETKKYPKSLINVEKQLIVNNLKKRYDIVVFKPNGQIFLLVECKAPTVMLNQTTFNQIAQYNYLLEANYLMLSNGMDHYYCEMDLLNEKYRFLKEIPDFSR
- the holA gene encoding DNA polymerase III subunit delta, which translates into the protein MDRVKQIVADIKNGVPKPVYFLMGDEPYYIDKISKYIADHVLTEDEKGFNQMVLYGRDTSVDDVVANAKRFPMMSQYQVVIVKEAQHLSRTIENFITYVDNPQPTTILVICYKYKKLDKRKKLYKAIQKNGELFESKKLYENQVSEWIRRTLSGKKYKIAPKAAMLLVEFLGTDLSKIANELDKLTIVVPPEKEITPDLIEEHIGISKDFNNFELKKAIGERNVGKATRIIDYFSQNPKDNPFVVTITLLNTFFTQLLQYHGLKDHSPGNVAKVLGINPYFVNEFTVAARNYPMKRVSGIISSLRRLDLKGKGVGASNVQQASLLKELLIEII
- a CDS encoding DoxX family protein, producing the protein MKNNILIHLGLALLRIVPSAFMLTHGLPKFQNLISGNTEFPDPIGIGQTPSLFLTVIGEFLCPILIIIGFKTRWATIPAAITMLVAALVVHGADPFGKKELAFLYATVFIVVFLLGPGKYSIDKK